The Magnolia sinica isolate HGM2019 chromosome 9, MsV1, whole genome shotgun sequence genome contains a region encoding:
- the LOC131255335 gene encoding F-box protein At3g07870-like: protein MEKLPNEVLVNILSRLSIKTLFQCIRVCITWRNIILHDPYFANMHLSTRSTQDNLPCLVFKTCSSQLCELCVVDFNSDNQDHISTGPISLRVDPGFKFTTILSCNGLLCLCENENSNPIYVCNPVTGYHVALPRLSERTDCQFIPGFGFDAVNNEYKVIRIMYGKRYNPAFQHEAEVYTLGSGAWRSIGSVPYRITVLWWSFIQYVNVHGALHWMTERIFNPTYPELIVAWDVRDEKFRGVPVPLEFGPNKVCKRMSLRSYNNCLSIVDFEDSRDFPKVWIMKDYNIKESWTKQVKRNMAAEYWTNEMRKMGPSTKEVSIWQYQWYRRGDELKRNANKDIHVKAVYDGEERRFTRVQITRRVEVEVHGFVHVFSTSELVTNTPTHVGSFISINGANQ from the coding sequence ATGGAGAAACTACCAAACGAGGTACTGGTCAACATCCTCTCTAGACTCTCTATCAAGACTCTCTTCCAATGCATACGCGTATGCATCACCTGGCGCAACATAATCCTCCACGACCCTTATTTTGCTAACATGCACTTAAGTACCCGATCAACCCAAGATAATCTCCCTTGCCTTGTCTTCAAAACTTGCTCCTCCCAGCTCTGTGAGCTCTGTGTGGTTGATTTTAATTCTGACAATCAAGATCACATATCAACGGGTCCGATCAGCCTACGCGTTGATCCTGGCTTCAAGTTTACCACCATATTATCTTGCAATGGCTTATTATGTTTATGTGAGAATGAGAACAGCAACCCTATATATGTCTGCAATCCAGTCACTGGATATCATGTTGCACTGCCACGGCTATCTGAACGCACAGATTGTCAGTTCATACCCGGATTTGGTTTTGATGCAGTGAATAATGAATACAAGGTGATACGAATAATGTATGGAAAGAGATATAACCCAGCTTTCCAACATGAGGCTGAGGTGTACACACTCGGCTCAGGTGCATGGAGAAGTATAGGAAGTGTCCCTTACCGAATTACAGTACTTTGGTGGAGTTTCATCCAGTACGTAAACGTTCATGGAGCTCTTCATTGGATGACTGAACGTATCTTCAACCCCACCTATCCAGAACTCATTGTTGCATGGGATGTGAGGGATGAGAAGTTTCGTGGGGTCCCAGTCCCTTTGGAATTTGGTCCAAATAAGGTTTGCAAGCGGATGTCTTTAAGGTCATATAACAATTGTCTTTCCATAGTTGATTTTGAAGACAGTAGGGATTTCCCCAAGGTTTGGATAATGAAAGATTACAACATAAAGGAGTCATGGACTAAACAAGTCAAGAGGAATATGGCGGCCGAGTACTGGACTAATGAAATGAGGAAAATGGGACCTTCGACTAAAGAAGTCAGCATCTGGCAGTACCAGTGGTATAGACGAGGGGATGAACTGAAACGTAATGCAAATAAAGATATTCATGTGAAGGCAGTTTATGATGGTGAGGAAAGACGTTTTACCCGAGTTCAGATAACACGTAGGGTGGAAGTCGAAGTTCATGGATTTGTTCATGTGTTTAGTACAAGTGAATTAGTAACTAATACACCTACTCATGTGGGGAGTTTTATTTCTATCAATGGTGCTAATCAATAA